From a single Apium graveolens cultivar Ventura chromosome 2, ASM990537v1, whole genome shotgun sequence genomic region:
- the LOC141706130 gene encoding DUF724 domain-containing protein 8-like produces the protein MASKTNLSIHDTEMADMMNQPNAHQMEVSAEDTLNDFTGKTCRYGTTTGRAVVVALPCDQTSFSRGKKARGQLVEGSRSTSKGKRKELCATVPVDHGNLPFQKSENLWGVVESLGTFSIMPQKPHFGPLGSYKEIEREGEALRLMVLFDKITKKALNLRLDAPRDDIKYELSILDKLETHGFDVMKLRDILTRGLLLKDRQEDIENLVKESIRRLTEFDLEKCKDKENGIKRDIEMRKLMEEARLADFRDKEINVKVASDQLASRMIEDELTRIKTQFEELVASLFN, from the exons ATGGCATCAAAAACTAACTTGTCAATCCATGACACTGAGATGGCAGACATGATGAATCAACCGAATGCACATCAAATGGAAGTATCTGCTGAGGATACATTGAATGATTTTACAGGCAAAACGTGCAGATATGGAACAACTACTGGTCGTGCTGTAGTTGTGGCCCTGCCTTGTGACCAAACCTCTTTCAGTCGAGGAAAGAAAGCT AGGGGTCAGCTGGTAGAAGGCAGTAGGAGCACTTCAAAAGGAAAGAGGAAAGAACTAT GTGCTACTGTTCCAGTTGATCATGGGAATTTACCATTTCAGAAAAGCGAAAATCTCTGGGGAGTGGTTGAATCACTGGGAACATTTAGTATTATGCCTCAGAAGCCTCATTTTGGCCCTTTAGGATCCTACAAGGAGATTGAACGTGAAGGAGAGGCTCTCAGGTTGATGGTCCTCTTTGATAAGATTACGAAGAAAGCTTTAAACTTGCGGCTTGATGCGCCAAGAGATGATATTAAATATGAGCTTTCAATTCTTGATAAATTGGAGACCCATGGCTTTGATGTCATGAAACTGCGAGATATTTTGACTAGGGGACTCCTGTTGAAGGACCGACAGGAGGATATCGAGAATTTAGTAAAAGAAAGCATAAGGCGGCTCACTGAATTTGATCTTGAGAAATGCAAAGATAAAGAGAACGGTATTAAGAGAGATATTGAGATGAGAAAGTTAATGGAAGAAGCAAGATTGGCCGATTTTAGGGATAAAGAAATCAATGTTAAAGTTGCATCTGATCAATTGGCATCAAGAATGATTGAGGACGAACTCACCAGAATCAAGACACAGTTCGAAGAACTTGTCGCTTCCCTTTTCAACTAG